A DNA window from Porphyromonas gingivalis ATCC 33277 contains the following coding sequences:
- a CDS encoding hemophore-like protein HmuY, whose protein sequence is MKKIIFSALCALPLIVSLTSCGKKKDEPNQPSTPEAVTKTVTIDASKYETWQYFSFSKGEVVNVTDYKNDLNWDMALHRYDVRLNCGESGKGKGGAVFSGKTEMDQATSVPTDGYTVDVLGRITVKYEMGPDGHQMEYEEQGFSEVITGKKNAQGFASGGWLEFSHGPAGPTYKLSKRVFFVRGADGNIAKVQFTDYQDAELKKGVITFTYTYPVK, encoded by the coding sequence ATGAAAAAAATCATTTTCTCCGCACTCTGTGCATTGCCATTGATTGTGTCTCTAACTTCTTGTGGGAAGAAGAAAGACGAGCCGAACCAACCCTCCACACCCGAAGCAGTAACCAAAACCGTAACTATCGATGCTTCGAAATACGAAACGTGGCAGTATTTCTCTTTTTCCAAAGGTGAAGTCGTAAATGTTACCGACTATAAGAACGATTTGAACTGGGACATGGCTCTTCACCGCTATGACGTTCGTCTCAATTGTGGCGAAAGTGGCAAGGGAAAAGGTGGTGCCGTATTCTCCGGCAAGACAGAAATGGATCAGGCTACTTCCGTTCCGACAGACGGATATACCGTAGATGTTCTCGGCCGTATTACAGTCAAGTACGAAATGGGACCTGATGGTCATCAGATGGAATATGAAGAACAGGGCTTCAGCGAAGTGATTACCGGCAAGAAGAACGCACAGGGATTTGCTTCAGGTGGTTGGCTGGAATTCTCTCACGGTCCTGCCGGTCCCACTTACAAGCTGAGCAAAAGAGTCTTCTTCGTTCGTGGTGCTGATGGTAATATTGCCAAAGTGCAGTTCACTGACTATCAGGATGCAGAACTCAAAAAAGGAGTCATCACTTTCACTTATACATACCCCGTTAAATAA
- a CDS encoding cobaltochelatase subunit CobN, giving the protein MKKKIIYLSVAILLVAIGFAFWMFRPQPSRVALVNFPQFMVARMSLSADARNVTVNVEDDLTKLKKYDAVLCFGMGAKWNEDDRAQIKSLEEKQIPYLVMSATNPENDLCSIDSTKAEILSKYFSYGGGKNYRSGFNYLRQEILGKSLREGKIEAPIEYAGNLFFGKTDEDIFESMDAYMQYYRTHGYREGAPRVALLIGFGNPFNSNREHIDELVASLEKSGLNVFPFSAGNKRLEFLELINPDLLIYMPHGRLAAGHSTEAEIWLRKQNVPILAPLTIGNLRETWLEDKQGMVGGFLAQSVSTPELDGAMVPFALVALEKDAKTGLQLFRTIPGRLEVFTSLVNKYITLKNKPNKEKRVAIYYFKGPGQNSLVAQGIETLPSIYNVLRKMQSEGYDLTGLPTDEAAFEKIIMTQGAIFNSYAEGNLARFTESGYPAFVPTNDLKQWMQEVLTPNQIQLLQERYGEAPGEYYSMEQNGVGGIGVTRVQFGNVVLLPQPVQGGGANDFKAVHGSNPVPPYAYVASYLWTQKAFKADVMMHFGTHGSLEFIPGKQIALSSEDWTDRLVNDLPHIYYYTIANIGEGMIAKRRSYAGTVSYLAPPFIETRMRGQVSEFLSLTDKYLEQDNDDKALSLRIKALAVKNGYHRDLKLDSILDKPYTREQIISLSDFAEELAVSKIPGGMYKTGVMFPEEKIRSSVKHITTDPIAYALAAIDRQRGRYTQEQQDSERFFTNHYRRPAEALVERYLGREAVDVNAALTTLGVLSSEIVQSEAVVRSAEDKASSMREQMMAASGGRMPTSAEMAMMRKMGEQMRANGGSGPDSAQITAMKAMAAKMKANGGKGPDSAQIAAMKAMAAKMKSDGAQHAMPSHGKDSMQAAHSEKAKAMIPDKSEAKQPAMTNQPVRELTSKDKAMAASISELKHAIAQIPFYYKALKNSPQLELTSMMNALSGGYTAPSPGGDYIANPETLPTGRNLFSINAEATPSAAAWEKGKKMAEDMLADYARRHNGELPTKVSFTLWSSSFIESEGATIAEILYLLGTEPVRDPMGRVQDIRLIPIEKLGRKRIDVVVQTSGQLRDLAASRLFLIQKAVDLAAAQKSESDNEVARGAVDAEKVLLGKGLSPADARMLATQRVFGGVNGNYGTGIQSMVESGDRWETEKEIADVYLNNMGAIYGMQGRWGDFQQGMFEAALQNVDAVVQPRQSNTWGALSLDHVYEFMGGLTLSVRQVTGKDPEAYFNDLRNRHKTRVQELKQAIGVEARTTILNPTYIQEQLKEGQNAANGIAETIRNTYGWNVMKPSAIDKELWDDIYATYVKDEKNLGVHEFFRENNPAALQEFTAVMMETARKGMWKATPEQLKAIAELHAKSVAEFGAGCSGFVCDNAKLRSFIGERLDASDKKAYEEKVADAREVSIKDAQKGQRLKKETRSSEDTSSPVTSYLLPAGVALVVIILILFLIAKRRKGKE; this is encoded by the coding sequence ATGAAGAAAAAAATAATTTATCTGTCGGTAGCCATCTTATTGGTGGCTATCGGCTTTGCATTTTGGATGTTCCGTCCGCAACCCTCGCGTGTGGCATTGGTGAACTTCCCCCAGTTTATGGTGGCACGAATGAGTCTTTCGGCCGATGCACGAAATGTGACAGTAAACGTCGAGGACGACCTCACCAAACTGAAGAAGTACGATGCGGTACTATGCTTCGGCATGGGTGCGAAATGGAACGAAGACGATCGTGCCCAAATCAAAAGTTTGGAGGAAAAACAGATTCCCTATCTCGTGATGTCTGCCACCAATCCGGAGAATGACCTCTGCTCTATCGATAGCACAAAGGCGGAAATACTCTCCAAATACTTCAGCTACGGAGGTGGCAAGAACTATAGATCGGGATTCAACTACCTGCGTCAGGAGATTCTTGGAAAATCTCTTCGGGAAGGTAAGATCGAGGCACCGATCGAGTATGCCGGCAACCTCTTCTTCGGCAAGACCGATGAGGATATTTTCGAATCCATGGATGCTTATATGCAGTACTATCGTACGCATGGTTATCGCGAGGGTGCTCCACGCGTAGCACTACTGATAGGCTTCGGCAATCCCTTCAACTCGAATCGCGAGCATATAGACGAACTTGTAGCCTCTTTGGAAAAAAGCGGACTCAATGTCTTCCCTTTTTCAGCAGGCAATAAGCGTCTCGAATTCTTGGAACTCATCAACCCCGATCTTCTGATTTATATGCCTCACGGACGTTTGGCGGCAGGCCATTCCACTGAAGCGGAAATATGGCTGCGCAAGCAAAATGTTCCTATTCTGGCACCTCTTACAATCGGCAATCTTCGAGAGACTTGGTTGGAAGACAAGCAAGGTATGGTAGGCGGCTTCCTGGCACAAAGCGTATCGACTCCCGAGTTGGACGGAGCCATGGTTCCCTTTGCATTGGTTGCTCTCGAAAAAGATGCCAAGACAGGGTTACAACTCTTCAGAACTATCCCCGGACGACTGGAGGTATTTACCAGTCTGGTGAACAAATACATCACCCTAAAAAACAAACCTAACAAGGAGAAGCGCGTTGCCATCTACTATTTCAAGGGACCGGGACAAAACAGCCTCGTAGCACAAGGAATAGAGACCCTGCCTTCTATATATAATGTATTGCGCAAGATGCAGAGCGAAGGCTATGATCTCACCGGATTACCCACCGATGAAGCAGCTTTCGAAAAGATCATCATGACGCAAGGAGCTATTTTCAATAGCTATGCCGAAGGCAATCTGGCACGCTTTACCGAAAGCGGCTATCCGGCATTCGTACCCACAAATGATTTGAAGCAGTGGATGCAAGAAGTCCTTACACCGAATCAAATCCAGCTTCTGCAAGAACGCTATGGAGAAGCTCCCGGAGAATACTATTCGATGGAGCAAAACGGAGTAGGCGGCATCGGTGTAACCCGTGTGCAGTTCGGCAATGTCGTTCTTTTGCCTCAGCCCGTACAAGGTGGAGGGGCCAACGACTTCAAGGCCGTACACGGCTCTAATCCGGTACCCCCTTATGCCTATGTAGCCTCATATCTGTGGACACAGAAAGCATTCAAAGCGGATGTGATGATGCACTTCGGCACGCATGGCAGCCTTGAGTTTATCCCGGGCAAGCAGATCGCACTCTCTTCTGAGGATTGGACAGACCGCCTCGTCAATGACCTGCCTCATATCTACTACTATACCATCGCCAATATCGGTGAAGGAATGATCGCCAAGCGCAGAAGCTATGCCGGTACGGTATCTTATCTGGCTCCTCCTTTCATCGAAACGCGCATGAGGGGTCAAGTAAGCGAGTTCCTCAGCTTGACGGATAAATACCTGGAGCAGGACAACGATGATAAAGCCCTGTCTCTCCGCATCAAGGCCTTGGCCGTGAAGAACGGCTACCATCGGGATCTGAAACTCGACTCCATCCTCGACAAACCTTATACACGTGAGCAAATCATCTCTCTTTCCGACTTTGCCGAAGAACTTGCTGTCAGCAAGATCCCGGGTGGTATGTACAAGACAGGCGTTATGTTCCCGGAAGAAAAGATCCGCTCTTCCGTGAAGCATATTACTACAGATCCTATTGCTTATGCTTTGGCCGCTATCGACCGTCAGCGTGGACGCTACACACAGGAGCAGCAAGATAGCGAACGATTCTTTACCAACCACTATCGTCGTCCTGCCGAAGCACTGGTGGAGCGTTACCTCGGACGCGAGGCGGTAGATGTGAATGCAGCATTGACTACGCTGGGTGTACTGTCCAGCGAAATTGTCCAATCTGAAGCCGTGGTCCGCTCTGCAGAGGATAAAGCATCTTCCATGCGCGAGCAAATGATGGCTGCATCCGGTGGCCGTATGCCTACATCGGCCGAAATGGCGATGATGAGGAAGATGGGCGAGCAGATGAGAGCAAACGGAGGTTCCGGCCCCGACTCAGCTCAAATCACTGCCATGAAAGCAATGGCCGCCAAGATGAAAGCAAATGGAGGGAAGGGCCCCGACTCGGCTCAAATCGCTGCAATGAAAGCAATGGCCGCCAAGATGAAGAGTGATGGAGCACAGCACGCGATGCCTTCTCACGGCAAGGATTCTATGCAAGCGGCACATTCGGAAAAGGCAAAAGCTATGATACCTGATAAGTCGGAAGCCAAGCAACCGGCCATGACGAATCAGCCGGTACGAGAGCTTACGTCCAAAGACAAAGCCATGGCAGCGAGCATCAGCGAACTCAAGCATGCTATTGCCCAGATACCTTTCTACTATAAGGCACTCAAAAACAGCCCACAGCTGGAGCTGACCTCTATGATGAACGCTCTCTCCGGCGGTTATACGGCACCTTCGCCGGGTGGCGACTATATCGCCAATCCGGAGACGCTTCCTACCGGAAGAAACCTCTTCTCTATCAATGCCGAGGCCACACCATCAGCAGCCGCATGGGAAAAAGGAAAGAAGATGGCAGAGGACATGCTGGCCGACTACGCTCGCCGTCACAATGGCGAACTTCCTACGAAAGTCAGCTTTACGCTATGGAGCAGTAGCTTCATCGAAAGCGAAGGTGCTACCATAGCTGAAATACTCTATCTGCTCGGGACGGAGCCCGTACGCGATCCGATGGGACGTGTGCAGGACATCCGACTGATACCGATTGAAAAACTCGGCCGCAAACGTATCGATGTGGTAGTACAAACGTCCGGGCAGCTTCGCGACTTGGCTGCTTCTCGCCTGTTCCTTATCCAAAAGGCTGTGGATCTGGCTGCTGCCCAAAAGTCCGAGAGCGACAACGAAGTTGCTCGCGGTGCAGTGGATGCGGAGAAAGTATTGCTCGGCAAGGGCCTTTCTCCGGCTGATGCACGTATGCTCGCCACACAGCGTGTATTCGGTGGCGTGAACGGCAACTACGGTACCGGTATCCAATCCATGGTCGAAAGCGGCGATCGCTGGGAAACCGAAAAGGAGATTGCAGATGTTTACCTCAACAACATGGGCGCAATCTACGGTATGCAAGGTCGCTGGGGAGATTTCCAGCAAGGTATGTTCGAAGCAGCTTTGCAGAATGTGGATGCCGTGGTACAACCTCGCCAAAGCAATACGTGGGGAGCCTTGAGCCTCGACCACGTCTATGAATTCATGGGAGGCCTCACGCTCTCTGTCCGCCAAGTGACGGGCAAAGATCCGGAAGCATACTTCAACGACCTGCGCAATCGCCACAAGACGCGCGTGCAAGAGCTGAAACAAGCCATCGGCGTCGAAGCCAGAACCACAATCCTCAATCCTACTTATATCCAAGAGCAGCTCAAAGAAGGACAAAATGCTGCCAACGGCATTGCCGAAACTATCCGCAACACCTACGGCTGGAATGTCATGAAGCCTTCGGCCATCGACAAGGAATTGTGGGATGACATCTACGCTACTTATGTGAAGGATGAGAAGAATCTCGGCGTCCACGAATTTTTCCGCGAAAACAACCCTGCCGCTTTGCAGGAATTCACTGCCGTAATGATGGAGACCGCACGCAAAGGGATGTGGAAAGCTACCCCCGAACAGCTAAAGGCTATTGCCGAATTGCATGCCAAATCCGTGGCTGAATTCGGAGCCGGCTGTAGCGGATTCGTTTGCGACAATGCCAAGCTGCGCAGCTTCATCGGCGAACGCCTCGATGCAAGTGACAAGAAAGCTTACGAAGAAAAGGTAGCCGATGCTCGCGAAGTATCGATCAAGGATGCCCAAAAGGGACAGCGACTCAAGAAAGAGACCCGCTCGAGTGAGGATACCTCCAGCCCTGTCACCTCTTACCTGCTGCCTGCAGGAGTAGCCCTCGTGGTGATAATCCTGATACTCTTCCTCATTGCCAAGCGCAGAAAAGGAAAAGAATGA
- a CDS encoding TonB-dependent outer-membrane receptor HmuR, whose amino-acid sequence MKSVVTKQALIGLLFFSISIYSHAANPPAQPTDTIVSGNIALEDIVVTGSRTARLLKDVPVPTKVFKAKDIKAIAPSSFIDVLQYILPGIEFTKHGSRDQLNAQGFDESSILFLVDGELISTGSTSGIDFERINPDDIERIEVLRGASSALYGSNAIGGVINIITRTAKDPFRVSASARYDSRDGQKYDVAAGVKRGIFTSQSGVQYRADKSYILADQFEQELNVAGNTTWNINQKFTISPTENLSFNLTGLVNLRKQHWTDKIDFLYNSYDVKAGANWRISETSDLDISYHYDKYSRDTCLIKTENQKKLPIFDEDMHHLRAQYNLNLAEVHLLNVGLEYIHDNVASPRLSSPNDPGEKSVNNKILYGQYIYKVTPKLVLSYGGRLDKHSGFGLYYTSRLSAMYKCSHVTNRLSYAEGYRAPSLQEMYFFFNHGAFFIYGNPDLKPEKSRMLSYSAEAHWNKLTLMGNVFFNHVRNRIDFTYKGTDLIYTNVSKEMRIFGFEGQANVVLPYGFGFRASYSYTYDRWKATDKAGTEMKLSNTRPHAATATLSYGHNFSKNYRLASNFSTRFLSDLKTGRMNSNELFEEITYPGYTICRLDIENHFYRNYTLHIGAENLFDYKPKALAFNSPTSPGRIIYGLVRITF is encoded by the coding sequence ATGAAAAGTGTAGTAACAAAGCAGGCCCTCATCGGCCTGCTTTTCTTTAGTATAAGTATATACTCCCATGCGGCCAACCCTCCGGCCCAACCTACCGACACCATCGTATCCGGCAATATCGCACTTGAGGATATAGTGGTGACCGGTAGCCGTACAGCCCGTCTGCTTAAAGATGTACCTGTCCCCACAAAGGTGTTCAAGGCCAAAGATATCAAAGCTATAGCCCCATCTTCTTTCATTGACGTACTGCAGTATATTCTTCCCGGGATCGAGTTTACCAAGCATGGTTCCAGAGATCAGCTCAATGCTCAGGGATTTGACGAAAGTTCTATTCTCTTCCTCGTCGATGGCGAATTGATTTCAACGGGATCTACCAGTGGAATAGACTTCGAACGAATCAATCCGGATGACATCGAGCGAATCGAAGTGCTTCGTGGAGCTTCCTCTGCTTTGTACGGATCTAATGCCATCGGAGGTGTTATCAATATCATCACCCGTACAGCCAAGGATCCTTTTCGCGTATCTGCTTCGGCTCGATACGATAGTCGCGACGGACAGAAATACGATGTGGCAGCAGGAGTGAAACGTGGGATCTTCACCAGTCAGTCCGGCGTACAATATAGAGCAGACAAAAGTTATATTTTGGCCGATCAGTTCGAGCAGGAACTGAATGTTGCAGGCAATACGACATGGAATATAAATCAGAAGTTTACAATCTCTCCGACGGAAAACTTATCCTTCAACCTTACCGGACTGGTGAATCTGCGTAAGCAGCACTGGACGGATAAGATCGATTTTCTGTACAACTCCTACGATGTCAAAGCCGGTGCCAACTGGCGTATCAGCGAGACTTCGGATCTGGACATCTCTTATCATTACGACAAATACAGCCGTGATACCTGTCTGATCAAGACTGAGAACCAAAAGAAACTTCCCATTTTCGATGAGGATATGCACCATTTGCGAGCACAATACAATCTCAATCTTGCTGAAGTCCACCTTCTCAATGTGGGTCTGGAGTATATCCATGATAATGTAGCATCGCCCCGTCTTTCCTCTCCGAACGACCCGGGGGAAAAGTCCGTGAACAACAAAATCCTATACGGACAGTACATATATAAAGTTACCCCCAAACTCGTATTGAGCTATGGAGGGCGCTTGGACAAGCACTCCGGATTCGGCTTGTACTATACATCGCGCCTGTCTGCCATGTACAAGTGCAGTCATGTCACCAATCGCTTGTCCTACGCGGAAGGGTATCGTGCCCCCTCTTTGCAGGAAATGTACTTTTTCTTCAATCATGGTGCTTTCTTTATTTACGGCAATCCGGATTTGAAGCCGGAGAAGAGTCGCATGCTCTCATACTCGGCAGAAGCTCACTGGAACAAGCTTACACTGATGGGGAATGTCTTCTTCAACCATGTTCGCAATCGGATCGATTTCACCTACAAAGGCACAGATTTGATCTACACCAACGTATCGAAAGAAATGAGAATATTCGGCTTTGAAGGACAAGCGAATGTGGTACTGCCTTACGGCTTTGGTTTTCGAGCTTCATATTCCTACACTTATGATCGATGGAAGGCGACCGATAAGGCCGGAACTGAGATGAAGCTCTCAAACACCCGCCCTCATGCAGCTACTGCCACTCTCTCTTATGGACATAATTTCTCGAAGAATTACAGACTAGCCTCCAACTTCTCCACGCGCTTCCTTTCCGATCTGAAAACAGGGCGTATGAACTCTAACGAGTTGTTTGAGGAAATAACGTATCCGGGTTATACGATCTGTCGTTTGGATATTGAAAATCATTTCTATCGGAACTATACGCTCCATATCGGTGCGGAGAACCTGTTCGATTATAAACCCAAAGCATTGGCATTCAATTCCCCGACATCACCCGGACGTATCATATACGGGTTGGTTCGGATCACTTTCTAA